The following is a genomic window from Neomonachus schauinslandi chromosome 15, ASM220157v2, whole genome shotgun sequence.
cATATAAATTATTGGGGAAAACAGGATTAGTTTATAAAATTTCACCTTCAAGCAACTTTAAAGGGCTGTATCTGTGTAAAGGATCATGCATTCTGACCTGGATATTTGTAGTTAGAACCTGTCAAACCAtaaaaatgtggggcgcctgggtggctcagttggttaagcgactgccttcggctcaggtcatgatcctggagtcccgggatcgagtcccgcatcgggctccctgctcggcagggagtctgcttctccctctgaccctcttccctctcatgctctctgtctctcattctctctgtctcaaataaataaataaaatctttaaaaaaaaaatagtaattcagggtttaaaataggtaaaacttttatagattttatttgacagagagacggcgagagagggaacacaagtgggggagtgtgagagggaggagaaggcttcccttggagcagggagcccgatgcagggctcaatcccaggaccccgggatcatgacccaagccgaaggcggacgctcaaccgactgagccacccaggcgcccctaaaacttttaattaaactagtaattaaaacaattttaaggggcacctggtggctcaatcgattaagcatcctactcttgatttcggctcaggtcattgtgaGACCAAGCctctgtcaggctctgtgctcagtgggcagtctgctgcttgtccctctccgctccccctacccctaccccatgcatgctctctctcaaataaatatttttaaaaaatttaagtgaggggcacctgggtggctcagttggttaagtgtctgtctgccttcagctcaagtcatgatcctgaagaagcagggagcctgcttctccctttccctctgctgctccccgtgcttgtgctctctcgctctgtcagataaataaaatcaatcttaaaaaaaatttaagtgataTTAATAACAAATTACCTTGTTAAAATCTTACTGAATTGtttgaaaattctaaaaattatactTAACAAATCCTtataatttaaatgcatttttaaagttctgttttgTCAGGGAGGCAAAAATAGGTAAAGTTTGTACTTGGACGGGTCCTTTATGTCAGCTTGTAGAAGATTGGGCTTCTTTGAAGCCTGGGTAATGTGGGTTATGTTTTAATACAGTGAAGAAAcctgtattttgaaaaatttgtttaaatatgagttctgttttgttcactaaaGATAGTGTGTGATGATGtacaatttaacaatatatttttaataagattagtcttaaaatgtgttaattagtcattaaataaaatagtttaatgttatttataattcTGGCATAATTCATagtaacaaattataaaattgtttatttttcaggaaagGTGCTCAAAGATTCAGTGTGCTTGGTTACTGGTATTCTTAGCAGGATCTTCTGTTCTTTTATATTACACCTTTCATTCTCAGTCACTTTATTACAGGTAATTTGAGGTCCAAATACACAGTCACATTTTTTatgtaatcatttatttcatagcaTTTTGCATATATCTTAACTTGCACATAATTATTGTTAGAGATCAATTTTTACCTGTTCCTCTCCTTCCAAGATTAATAGGTCTAAGTGACTTATTCACATTTGTATATCAGTGCCTTGGCTCATAGCAGGTACTATTTAATTTTTGATACTTAAATTTTTAGCTATATAATCAATAATTTTGAATATCATTAGGTTTTTGGTGgtggtctttttaaatttttatttatttttgacaaaaattatatatacttaatatataagatgatgttttgatatatgtatacattatgaaatgattatacAATCAAggtaattaacatatccatcacctcccttagttatgtgtgtgtggtgagaatacATGATCTGTTTTTAGAAGCAAGGAGAAGACTTACTAAAGGACAGTACTTAAGTTTCCATGTCAGATGgaagtgttttgaatttttggCTTTAATCAGATAATTAGAAGTTTTGGCTTCAGTAGAGCTAGAGAGATGTGGACAGTCTGGGATATACTTTGTAGGGGGACCCGATAACACTCAGATTGCACTGGGTGGGTAGGTAGGGGGTAAGAATCAAAGATGACACCTAGGATTTAGTCTTAGCAACTGGCTGGATGGTGATGCCATTTATGGGCTGGGAAGGAACTGGTTTTGATGGGAAAATCAGTTTTGCTTTGAACATGTTAAGTTGGTGAGATCATGTAGAACTGTTAAAGTGATTATAGCTATATGTCATGAGCTTAGAATTAAGGTTAGGGCTATAAATTTTGGTGTTATCCAGCATATGGTTGGTATCTAAAAACTATGGAACTCACCAAGACTAacgagggaaaaaaaagtatagacaGGAGAGGGGGCAGGACTGGACATGCCTATACTTAGAGGAGCAGCAGCAAAGGAGATTTAAGGAACCATCAATCACATAATGAGAACTAGAAGAGTGTGATGTTAGAAGTCTAGGAAGAAATAATTCAGGGAGGGAAGATGGAAAACAAGAAGTGAACTTTGAGTTCAGCAAGACGGAAGGAACTGGTGATCTTGACAAAAGCAAttcaggggaaaggagggaacGGAACCTTGATTGGGGTTGGTTGAGTAGAGAATGGCAGATAATCTAGTATTTAGTGAATTTTTTAGATTACAGGCTAGCTTTCCAACCATGACATGCTGGGAagacttgtttttctttgttctatggaggaaagatttgaaatttaaacatttgaaaagtctctttaaaataagcaaaatgattttccattctgtttatTACATGAACTCTAACATCTTGCCAAACTCACATTTTTTACACatcaaattaaagtaaaatatttgataGCAAATTTAAAACCCTTATCAAACTTGACCTTTGTATGTTGCTCTGGTtaagttttgatatttttctcttggtagcttaattttcttaaatcctACTTTGGACAATTCAAGCTTCTGGGAAGTACTTTGGATTGTTGGAATTACAGACTTCATTCTGAAATTCCTCTTCATGGGCTTAAAATGCCTTATTTTGTTGATGCCTTCTTTCATCATGCCTTTTAAATCCAAGGTAAGAAACTAACattgtttattgaaaaaatgTTAGCAAAATCACATTAATGCTATTTAGTCTTTGTTGAAATGACTCTTTTATAACTTTTCAGTTTCCTAAATAACCTAATTTATCTGTATTACCTCAGACTGGCAACCACTGCTCAAAGACTTGAACCCAAATATTAATCTAGTccaataaaatcagaattatatTTGCTTCAGAATAATCTAAATCAGTCCCCACAtcacatatagaaaaataaaatttagatttgtACTTCTGTTCTCCAGGGCTTTATCAATTAATAATTGATAACTGACTATATTCAGTGTTTTTCCCATACTCAGTAAaaactttaatataaatttttgtaatcagcaaaaatgtaagttttacttatagtatatataaaaaattttcagTCATTCTTTAGAAATTCTTTAGAAACAGTAGTTGTGAAAACGAGGTTGAGATTGTCAATCATAACCATTATCATTATGAAGATTAATTTCATAGTTATTGTGCCATATGCTCATGATTATTTCAGTCCAGTATGAAATATTTGTGCTATGTATATAAGTAGCTTGtgtagctgtttttttttttccttcatttttaggGTTACTGGTACATGCTTTTAGAAGAATCATGTCAGTATTACCGAACTTTTGTTCCCATACCAGTTTGGTTTCGTTACCTTATAAGCTATGGGGAGTTTGGTAATGTAACTAGACGGAGTCTTGGGATATTGCTGGCTTTACTCTACCTCATACTAAAAGTAGgtaacatggggtgcctgggtggctcaggccatgatcccggagtcctgggatcaagccccacgtcgggctccctgctcagcaggggagtattcctctccctctccctctgcccctcccccctactcgttctctctctctccctctctctttctcaaatctttaaaaaaaaaaaagttggcttaAATCTATAAATTGAGTAAAATATTCCATAAttggattttaaatatatttagaatgaaaTGAATATGCAATAAGCATTGTTAATATCAGTATTTGATATTATGGGATTTTAGCTTCTATCTCTGGGTTTAACAGATAGGgctctttgaattaaaaaattctctcttatttcctctttcagCTTTTGGACTTTTTTGGACATCTGAGAACTTTCCGACGGGTTTTACGAATATTTTTTACACGACCagtaagtactttttaaaagttaaaaaaaaacaagcactttacctttcttcattataaaaatgttttagttcaTAAATTTTACAAGTATGGATTTCatagggagcctggctggctcagtcggtagagcatgtgacttgattttGGGtagtgaattcaagccccacattgggcatagagcttgctttaaaaaaaaaaaaaaagtggatttcaTAATTACATGCTTTTTTAGTACTTTGGCACATGGGGCTATGGTAATAATTTCAGTTTTATCTCTGTGATCAGTTTCTTGACTTGAATGTTGACAACCACCTGATAGTTGATGTGGTGCTTATATTTTTCAATGTGCCGCTTCAGATCACTTGATGTAAGGGTTTATATACATTCCCTTAAAAATCTTGTCATGAACTTttgtacttcctttttttaaaaattcacatggggtgcctgggtggctcagtcggttgaacatctgactcttggtttcagctcaggtcctaaaTCTCacaaccccgtgttgggctccgcattctgcagggagtctgcttaagattctctccctctacctctgtcccttccccttcaGCTCCCCTTGCTCACGCATgctctctaaaaatatataaatctttaaaaaaattttttcacagaTGGTGGTTTTGTGTACTTCCATTAACTCTTTAGCTCCTATAAAAATGCTCTCATTATAATTTATTGTGTATATGAGAAAAGCTCATTACCAAAAATGTCCCTTGAAACTTTCTTACTGGAAAAATTTCCCCACCAAGTCAATTCTGTAACACAGTAAGTTCACAGCATGGAATTTAACAATAAATTGAGATTCCATTGTCAATTATAAACTTGATTATTATGTGATTCCACTGATGTTACACACTGCAGAGAAAGGCTCATTTGCTATTTAGTAGCCTCAAAGGTTGTCAGTACTCAGATGTGGACACTCTTTGGCTAGATGTAGAGCTAgtaatcttctatttttttaaagtaagctctatgcccaatgtggggcttgaactcatgaccctgagatcaagagtcacatgctctaccaactgagctagctaggtgcccctagaattaCTAATTTGGTAACAGGTTTTGCTGCATCctattcagatttctttctttagacAGGTACATTAAAATTGAGAGTTCTTTGATGAAGTTTATTCAATTGATTATATGCGTTATCAGCCATTTTACTATAATTTAGTAAGGCCTGTGCTGAAATACTTTGATATTCATTCTTTGTGAGGCATAAAGAGAAATCACAGTCTTTGATACTCTTTGATTTATTCGTGAGTCTCATgaatacatgtatacacatattccTGAACTTTGCCAGGGAAATGGCAATCACCATCAAAATAAGTCTTCACCTGAAGGGAGTCTGCAAAATGCCAGACAggagtgctatttttttttttaagatttatttatttatttatttgagagagaaagcgggaggtgcagagggagagagaatctcaagcagctgTGCTCAGGCCCCCAaggcagagctcaatctcatgagatcacaacctgagccaaaaccaagagtctgaagcttaactgactataccacctaggcacccaggagtgctattttaaaagtttgtcaGCTTATGCTTATATATCTGCAGTGCACTCTgctaaatgacattttaatgaaGGAAAATTGGCACCAAGATCATCCATCAGTATCCCAGTTTGTTTCTGGAATCTTTAACATcaccagacttaaaaaaaaaaatcttatttttaaatatttttatcctttgagtCTTCGTTTGATTTTATTAACTCTCAGTATTTAGTAAAATAAGTTTAGATCATAGCCTCAGGTTGAGTCAGGTCATGCTTTGCTCTCATTACCATGACTGAACTTGGGTATTCTTACTTCTCTTCAGCCACCTTTTCCTCATCATTTCTACAAAAAAGTGATCTCATTGGCAACATTTTGTCATGTCTAGTTAATGACTATGGTCTACTGAATTTGGTGATGAAGTTATTAAGGTCTTAAAGAGATCAAAAACTTTAAGGACtttaggagaaaaggaaattcaaagaATTGTGTTACCGTTCAATCTGTTTTGACAGTTATAACTCTACCCATGACATTTTGCAATTCCAgttcttttgtaaaattttattttttcttagtacTAAGTGTTCTCTGACTTTTGTGATAATTAAGGATGACggtcaaattatttttagattgaGTAACAATCTTCTTCATTCAGTTCACTTAGCTTTCAAAAATTAGATTCCTGGGTCACATCCCAGTATGTCTGGACCTATTGAATCAATCTCCAGTGTGGAGcacagaaatctatttttaaagttatctctACATGAGTTACATTCAGCCAGCCAAGCTTTGAATGGACTGTTTTGAACCAATGCCATATGTAATAAGTGGGCTAATTGGTAATACTAGGTCACATAATACGTGAATATAGATTTTATAATAGTTCTATTTCAGATTGCTTAGTCTCTTAAGCCAGTTGAATTTGTAGCACTATCATTATTTGGGAAGTCAATGAATCTTAACAATCTTCCAAGATCCTATTATGTATCTGATGAGTTCACCTGGATGCACGCAGTCCATCAAGACATGGTTCAGCTTTGAAATATTTGTGTCCTTCAGGAGAGTTTTCAAATGCCTAGTTCCAGGGAGATTTGAGAAATACAGCATCACCTATGTATTTGAGTAACAGGAAAGAAAGATTTGTAGATGAACAGAACTTTTTATCTTCATAGAGTTATGGAGTGGCTGCCAGCAAGAGACAGTGTTCAGATGTGGACATTTGTTCAATATGTCAAGCCGAATTTCAAAAACCAATTCTGCTCATCTGTCaggtaagtatatatatacatatatatatatatataaattttttttaaaaagattttatttatttatttgagagagagaatgagatagagtatgagagggaggggggagggtcagagggagaagcagactccccgctgagcagggagcccgatgcgggactcgatcccgggactccaggatcatgacctgagccgaaggcagtcgcttaactgactgagccacccaggtgcccaggtaagtatattttttaagcaTACCAAATATAGCACTTCTCTGAGTCACAAGTCATATTTATATTAGTTCAAAGGAAAAATCTACAGTGTTTAGCCTAAAGTAGCATTCAGGCCACATACTAGTAATTTCTTACCTGTAATCAGGGGTTTGGTACATTAGCTAAGTCTTGTCCCTTATGTTCTAATGATTTGTATGGAGAGGAACGTATGTAAGGCCCTTTCCTATACTTTATGGCAGTTACTCATAAAGACTTTATTAAGCTTTTAAGTCATTATACTTAAAAGTTATCGTCTAGAGATAgcttatattatatatatatgttatatatagtttatatttattaaaagtcGTTAAATGAACAGTCAAAAGAACACTAGTGGCTCTACTACTGACACTGCCTTGTGTCCTTGAATGtcctatttgttttcttatttgtaaaatgaagggatTAAGTGTTCTCCAAAATGCCTTTCAGCTCTGGAGTATGATTCTCTGCAGtgtgatgattttaaaattaagatgttaTAAAGTATAAAGCCTAATTTTTAATTCCCTTACAGCATATATTTTGTGAAGAATGCATTACCTTATggtttaacagagagaaaacatgtCCACTGTGCCGAACTGTGATCTCAGACcatataaacaaatggaaagatggagCCACTTCATCCCACCTTCAAATATACTAAGTTGTACAAACTATGAAGGCCacaaaacattaatttcatttgGTTACACTGATTATTGATAAAGACATTAGAATGGGTTTTCAGGACTAGAAGTTaaggaaaatgtttccaaatgGTTTTAGATTATTATGGTAAGACATGAGTATGTAGTCTAATTTAtcaaaagattaaatgaaagaaccttatgttttaagaaatatataagtAATGTTCAGCCTAATGCATATGGCACATTTATTCTGTCCTAATTATTTGACAGGTGGTTGCAGTGTTAAATTGTGAATGTTTTCTCATTAATGTTACCAAAACAGCAATTGGGTAACTAAAACTAATGGTTTTAGAGGAACTCAGGTATTCTTTTCCTGACATTGTTTtcagaataaagaatatttttcataatattttaagatacacATTATCTGAAAGTAGAATTTTCTTTAGCATTGACTTTTGTAATTCCCAGtctaaaatttcttaaaattttcataaagtttgtatttttaaatgaaagttctAAAAGctatttttcatctgtaaacaATCAGATTTTCTAAGTGCAGATTAATTTACTGAGGATGATATATTTTAATACTGTATTATTCTTTGTAGTATGCTTAGCAATCAGTTTGTGGACCTGATACATACAATCCTGCCATCAGCTTTAATGTACATGATCTTGCTTTTTGTATAGTGCCATGAACTATTTTAaagtaactattaaaataatcacATGGATTACAAACAGCTGGCTTCACTGATGATTTGAATAGTGTGATAAAGGAGACCTACTCaaactctaaaaaataattcCCCTTATAAAGTCTTCTCCAAAAAGTTTTGGAATTTTACACGTGAGTCATCGTTACTTGGGAGATTAAAGCTTGCACTCAGAGCTTCCAGGAAAAGCCTTAGTGTAGTTTGTTTGCCTCTAGGTCCTTGTGCAGTGTGATAGAAAAGGCAATGAGGCAATTTCTCTCTCCCCATGAAACCTGTAAGGCAGAATCAAATCTTTAACAGAAGTATGAAGGGCTAGTTATATCTAGAGTAGAAGTTTCTGCCCATTTCCTCTATGACCATTAATCAGTTTGCACACAAGGGAGATAGTGGAAAGGAAAAGTTGGGAGGTAGAAAATAAATTTGCAGTATTAAGACAAAGTCTAAACCAGCATGGATTAATAGCATATGGATTAATGACAGTGACCAACCAGCTCCAGATTAAGTCCTTTTCACGCCTGTATAGCCACCCAAATTGACAAAAGAATATTAGAAAGCGGGGCACCTccgtggctcagttgcttaaatggctgccttcggcccaggtcatggtcccacagtcctgggatccgagccctgcatcgggctctctgctcagcggggaccctgcttctcccactccctctactgtttcccccacttgtgctctctggctctctgtcaaataaataaaatctaaggggaaaaaaaaaagaatactagaaAGCCTGTAACTATTTTTCCTACAGTAATTGCCAGGTTTTAAGTACAACTGTTGCTATTCAGTGATGATATATTTAACTATTACCTACTTTGAGAACAGTTGCAAATATTGAAACAAGCTTACTTGGCCTTAACTCACCTTCTTGACTGTGATGAAGCCAACAGTTATTTAGGTGTACAGCAGGAGATGGGTGAGAAAGGCAGTTTGGGATTAGAATTTGAGTGTGAAAGATAGCTGTGCTGATTTCCTATTACCAATACAAGAGTAGCATCTTACTCACATGGGTAAGCCCTATTACAATACCTACTCTTCTTACCCTATGGCTATATGGATAGTGTTGTTTCTtaatatgatttaataaaaaaGGAGGTCCATGatagttgtgtttttgtttttaatgaacaaGAGAGCAGTTCACATACGAATTTAAAGGGGGGGATGTAATAGGAGAGCTATGCCATCCACCAACAACACTGATGAACTGGAAGCATTTCTCTACTTCTTCACCTCAAAAATGGAACAGGGATTCAAAAACCCATTTATTCTGTGAATTCAGATCACACCCTCTGAAAGACTTTTATCAGCACTAAAAGCCACAACCGTGTTTTATAAAAAAGTCAGTTTGAGAACTTCTATACAGAAATCATCCAAGTGTGATAGAATTACTTCAAATAAGTGGCTTATACTAAACACCCATCTTACACTAGATATATTGAGACATTAGTTAAAAACAGATTTATGCACTACATTATGTAGTACATACACACCCAGTAACCAAATGTAGTTGAAAAGTGTGGCTGAACAAACTGTTGATTGTTAGCACAAGAAAGTCGTCCTAGTGTATCTATGTGAAGTTATTTTTCACATGAGTTTTTT
Proteins encoded in this region:
- the RNFT1 gene encoding E3 ubiquitin-protein ligase RNFT1, producing MQANCSQLHSPPGAAGNEDASASQCVHTKLTGEGSCLHSGDVHIQINSIPKEYAENPTSRNIRSGVHSCTHGCIHSRFRSHSQNEARQSDDTATESGDHGSSSFSEFRSLLKWLHKSLPYILILGVKLVMQHITGISLGIGLLTTFMYANKSIVNQVFLRERCSKIQCAWLLVFLAGSSVLLYYTFHSQSLYYSLIFLNPTLDNSSFWEVLWIVGITDFILKFLFMGLKCLILLMPSFIMPFKSKGYWYMLLEESCQYYRTFVPIPVWFRYLISYGEFGNVTRRSLGILLALLYLILKLLDFFGHLRTFRRVLRIFFTRPSYGVAASKRQCSDVDICSICQAEFQKPILLICQHIFCEECITLWFNREKTCPLCRTVISDHINKWKDGATSSHLQIY